In Lodderomyces elongisporus chromosome 1, complete sequence, the DNA window ttgcatCAACTACAGTAAGTTCATAGAGGGGCAATGGAAGGATGAAATGGTAAAGCGGTAATGGATAACTATAGTATTTGTTGGTGAAATATTAGTAGATGAGGTGAGTGGGGGCGGGGGATGGTCAGGTAGAAAGAGATGATTCTGTTCTCTTATGCTTGTCTTTGATGTTGTTCCCGCTCTACAggttaatttttctttttctttattctttattcttagttttttttttttttttactctctCTTCTTAAATGTTAGCAGtctattttcaatttttttttctttcattttttcgCTATACCTCCAAACCGAGTAATGCTTAGTTTGATTttaacacacacacacacacacacacacacacacagagaTGTAGATTCACAAGTGAAGACAGAACTAATGTTGTTGTGAAATAACAATGGTCGAGTAGAGGaacctaaaaaaaaagactagAGATTACTACAAGTTATTACAGACTTGACTGCTTCATTCAAACTATATACATAAATCTTTCAAAAGTTCACCATTTCATCGCTTCTGGTCTTGTAGTAAACTCTACCTGGACCCAAGCCGTATTCTTCTCTGACTTTTGGAACGCTTCTGTCAAATTTTTGTCTCCATACAGTTGCACCAACGGCAGTCAAGCCGTGATCTTGGGCAAACTTTCTAATATCGAAATGCTCTTGTCCTAATTGAAGCGCTTCTGCATCATCTGCAATCTTTTGTGGTTGTCTAAAAACCCACAAACATGCTCTTTGGTATGAAGTATTCTTTTCTGGGGTCAATGGTGTGTACTCTTGGAAAGTGACTTTGGGGcccatcttcatcaacttGGGTACATCAATCAAGTTATCAACATTGTTCAAAGGTACGTTTTTCAATCCATAGTGCAATTTGGTGGTAAATGAAtttgtttccaaatttGGAGTATCAGGATTAACAATCAAAACAGTGTACAAATTGTTGTCACCTTCGATTCTGTCAAACTCTTGGACCTTGATGGTGGGTGGTTTAGACACAGAGTGTGCAGGCACCATTGAGCCGGGAACGACCCATCCCTTGAATAATGGGTCAGTATTGTGGGTGAATTTGATTTTAACTTCTGCCTTGGGGTCCAATGTGGGCATCGTATCTGGAATAACGTGCAATTGTTCCAATCTttgcatcaacaacatcaagtCATGGTCCTCCCATTTCTGCTTCATCAAATGTCTGTAAACGGGCTGCGACATGTCTATGCTATCAGGATCACTGAACTCTACATTGTACAAGACTTCAGGGTTCTTGATTTCTGCTTgaatcaatttttcatcGATTCTAGTTTGTAAATGTCCCAAATCTTTACCTTCCTTCACCAAGTTGTTTTTGATCTCTTGTAATCGTTGTGCACTTGCAAATGAGCGGGACGCCTCTTCTTCTAAGATCTTGTAGGAAACTGCAAATGTCTCGTCAATCTCTAATGGTGAGTGGTATTGTAATCTTTCCTCATATGTAGGATATGATGCGGGTCCTTGTTTAGGATCGAGCTTGTTGAGCAAACCTTTCTTTACTTGCTCATTATTAATCAGAAGTGACGGCGACCTCGACTCAAAATTCGACCAGACCCTGGAAACAGAAGGAGCTTGCGCTAATGAGGATATCTTTGATGTAGCTGCTAAAGCTCTCCGGCGCATCGTTAATGGTTAGTGGTATTGGGTGGTACTGGGTTTCTACATTTTGAATTCtggaaaatataaaattttttgtgcggtatatatatatatattgatgtgtgtgtgtgtgtgtgtgtgtgcgcAAAGCAGATTGCGAAGGTTACATTGTCTctccaaaatcaaataaatgaaaaaaatgacaaaaaaaaaatatatatatataatgtgaatttagaaaacaaaacaaacccAGTATCTTAATGTATACATTCAAAACGACTACATaaaacaacgacaacaaagaaagaaaagaagattaTCACCTGAAATAAATTATATGCCAAAATCTAATCGTTTAATTAAAATACTCTAGAATCATGCAAATGAAGTATACAAAGCAAATCTaaggaaacaaaatgaGGGAGAAGTTggcgaaaaaaaaggaaaataaaaaataaaactttaAAGAACAAGTGTAGAcacctattttttttttaataattttttgaGGGGAATCTTCACTACTTTGTACCAAATGGATTCGAAATAGATCCATCATGAGAATGGTCCATATCCTTACCCTGGGTCAACTCAATAATTTTCCTTTGCAAAATCATCACGTAGTCTTTTAATTGTACGTTTTCATTattcaagtttttgaaCTTGCTCTTCAACTCTTCTAGCTCTTGTGATTTGGCCTCCAAGTCTTGCACATACTTTTCCTTCCGTTGCCTAAATGCCCGTTGAGCATTTCGATTCTGTTCGGCTCTCTTTGTTTGAGAAATTTGCTTCAGATTGTACTTGTGAACAGCTGCAGTTGCCGAGGGCGTCGTGGATAATGCGGGATCAGTATTGGATGCGTCGATATGTGGTGATGACCCTGACCCTGGTGCAGTAGTAGCTCCAACAACTGCCGCAGAAGATGAACCAGACGATGCCGTTGATTGTGGTTTTCCAGCTGCATTTACTGGCAGGCTTCTAAATGAAAGCAGTCCTGCTTGAAGTTGTggtatttgttgttgcaattgcgcatgctgctgctgttgttgttggttttgctgctgctgctgatggtggtgttgctgttggtgctgctgctgctgctggtgaTGATGTTGGTGCTGTTGACGAAGATGATGTTGGTCGAGTTCATCACCTTTTACTGTCTGCCAGCTCGAATAATTCATTATAACTGTTTTTTGATATTGAAAGGTAGAAAAATGGTTGCGAAATAGTATGCatatacgtatatataaactTGTGCTTGTATTGAGACTAAGGTTGTGTGTGTAAGTGCTTGATAAGAGGTTGGTTTGTTGCTTACCAATTGATTACTTAAGTGAGAAAGAGTTCAATTGGGACTTATAAATTTTGGTGACACATTTTGTCAAaagatagagagagagagagcaaaaaaggaaaagcgACAAAGAAAACTTTGCGTACGAATACTATGTATTTGTTGTGACTTCACCAAAAACATGGTCACGTGAAGCATATTCTACCATTAGTGACCTATGGCTCAAAAAGATAATCTGAACCAAGTTCTTCAAAGTGAGCATCTAGGAAAGCATTTTGAgatgttatttttttctttttttcttttcccagTAAAGTTTATTCTAGCCTGTAAGTGTTAAAGGTATTCCTATCAGCAATAGTAGTCTATGCATCGAAATTTTTAGTTAAAATGTGATATTTGATACATTTATCGATTATCtttgaacaaataaacattGATAGGAACAACTTTTTATTAGTTAATTAAACCAAAGTTTGTGCCATGCTTCCCATTGGCCCCCTCCTatgaaacaaatgaaaatggagTTTAACGAATATGAGGAGTATAAGGACCAAAGAAAAGGGGAGGGGGGGTAAGCACGATCATGTACTATGAGAATTTACAAATCATACGATTCAGTCGGTAGCGCACCATCtcacttgttttttttttattttttttcatattttttcctccttctttGTCCTTTATTTCTTGTCATTAATCTCTTGAATCTCTTTCCTCATTACCATTTTATACcaatattaattttttgatttttatttttttttttctactgTCAACCTTCCATCCAATTATTGCACTCACAATGTTAAGAGGTTGTATGCGCTACCACGTGTAATAGCTTATTAGAACGAATTTAAACTATAGGATGGTGCGCAATCACTAAGAAAATGTACTATGAAAGAGTGTGAACAAGTGAGCAAGTCAAAGCGACAGCCAGAGATAGAGTATAAGTGAGAAACAGAGTGGGTgagaaagtaaaaaaaaaaaaagatcgAAAGTTTATACTGGCGACtaaatatttgaaaaaaaaaaacacaccaACCATATCATACCAAAATTACCTCATACTTAGTACACAgatatacacacatacaaacTCATACCTCAAGAGAACTTAACTCACACTTTTCCCATTTGCGATAACATCTAAACAGAGTATCAGCATATCATTCAATCTTAATCTATTTTAACAGACGACACTGGTATCAACTCATTGAGCAGTAGTCATCTCAATTCGCCCAAgacagaaagaaagaaaaaaaaacaacaactatacACACTCACATAGTCTAGTTCACTacagttttctttttctatatcACTTGCTCAAGCAAAGAATctaatttgaatttttaaaacaaaagcactaaaattgaaatcaatATAAAATGTTGTCATCCATTATCAAGAGAAACATCAACACTTGTCTCCGTACACAAGCCCTCACATCCGCTTCATTGAAGCCATTAGCTCCAAAATTGACCACATTATCAATTGCTTCAATTAGAAACTACTCTGCTGGCCACCACGAAGAAACCTTTGAAGAGTTTACTGCCAGATACGAAtctgaatttgaaaatgctTACGACTTGTTTGAAGTTCAAAGAGTCTTGAACAATGTTTTCTCATACGATTTGGTGCCAGCACCAGTTGTCATTGAAAAGGCATTGCAAGCATGCAGAAGAGTCAACGACTACCCAACAGCAGTAAGAACTTTCGAGGCTTTGAAGTACAAAGTTGAAACTCCAGAGCAATACGCTGCTTACTTGGAAGAATTAAAGGATATCCGTAAGGAATTGGGTATCGACTTGAAAGAGGATCTTTACGGTAATGAAGCTTAAGATAGCTTtgctgttttctttttcttctttccatccttttttttttctttccttctttttttttttatttctttaatcGAATGCAGTTTTTTAGTATAGGACAGCATTTCCTTCTTTGAAGCACCGTGTTTGATGGATCTCAGAACAACAATTTCGTTTGACTACGATAACATTAagggaaaaagatgaatagggaagagaaagaggaagatgaagaagatgaagaagaataattataagaatgagaatgagaatgacagaaaaaaaaatcaaaatattATTTAATATAAAAACTTAAGTCATCATCTATGAGGACTAATTTTGTAGTTCATCTCTAGTTTATCGAAAAGGCCAATCTATTAGGTATATTATTTGTCAAATATAAGGGTTTTTGTAATAGACCCTTTCATATTCAATAAAGAATGGAGATGTTGTTGGGCAGGAGGTAAATTCAGCCCTCAGTTAGCAAGAGTAACTGCGCTACCGCCCACTACATGAAATACCAGACCCCACtcttacacacacactctctcacacactctctcacacactctctcacacactctctcacacactctctcacacactctcacacacactctctcacacactctcattctctctcttgctttctctctctttagAATAAACTAGAACCTTGCAACAAACTTTCACACccaatatttatttattaccCCATTTTGTtatcgtttttttttttagcaaCCAAATTGGCAAACAACATTAGACTTGCATTACACAACTTCAAATGGGATACATACCACCTCCAGGAGACAATGACGATAACGGTAAGAAATCAAATAAGAAAACACAAAATACTTCGAAACCTATTTCGTCAGATTCCACGCCTGACGGTACAACAATTACAATCATCAACCCCATGTCTCTAATACCACGTAACCCAAGTTTTGGCCTCATTTGGGGTCCACTTACTCCAGCATCAGATAACAGACCTGCAATGTACACGATGGTTGCGTTGCAAATTGCCATCGGTGTCCGATTCTTTCGATACGCACGAACTCATCTCCGTCGACATCCCGTACCGCAAGCCCAGTTTCACGCGCCACCGGGACTTGGTGTAAACTCAATGATTTCTACAACGGCTAACCAAACATATTCCGCTCCACCGCAACAATTTCTACGGAGGTCCAAGGGTGACGTGTTCAAGTCCATCTTGGCCATTACTACAGGCTCACTTCTCATTTTTGGCTCAGGCTTGGAGATTGCTAGAATGATGCTACCCTACGATCCTTGGTATGATGAAGCTCAGTTTTATAGGAAACAGGCCGTGCGCAATGGTGATAAGCCCAACTTTTGGTTTGGTGCATACCAGTATTATCAACCCATGACATACAAGGAGTGGCATAGCAAAGTTAGTAAATGGATTGATTCGGTCGAAAAGGAGATCAAAGTAGACGAAACTACATTTGTTATCGACAAAGACGGGAAAGCACGTGGTGGTATTGGGCCAGCGGGTGTAGGGTATGTAAATGGTGCCGGGCAGCAAAGCGGTGCAGCTTCAGCTGCAGCTGCAGTTGCAAAGCCACTATTCCAAATTAGAAATAGGGCCAAGTACCAACAGATCCATGCTAAACTCTATAATGCCAATGAGACTCGCATGCGCGAATTGTTAGCAAATGAGTTAAATGACACGAATGTTAATGAATTGAACAAGGCCGAACGATTAGACAAAATCTTAGAGGGCAAGAGTGATTTGGTTAATCCAAACTTCAACAAGCCTAGTATATCCTTGGGCAATCATCCAATGGAATCGGATGATGAATTCGAAATGGTGTGGTTGAATTTTGAACCTTGGGACgaattgaaaatggaaacCGATTATGATATTCGGTTGATCCCGAGGTATGCTTCTGTAGAAGAGCTGGAACAGGTAGATGAAGGTGAGCTTTTTGttgtcaaaaaagaagaacttgGCGAGACAGACAATGTCGTGAATGAATCTAGTTGAGCCAATGCGATTGGAAAATATCTCAGATACCTACCACTAAGAATCATGCAAAAATTATAAGTAAGTAAGAGAGCCTATCGGAAAGTATGAGAAGCTATGGGGATCTGCAAAatgtgattttttttttttgaaaaaaaatttcctTACTTTGCATTTAACAAGATTGAACCACATGACAGTGAGCTTTTGAGTTGTCCCGATCATacttatataaatatatttatgcgtacatatatatatacttggCATTATACTTTACTGATTTATAGTGTTCGAAATACTAATTCAACGTACTTTACTTTATCTATACTAATTGTTCATTTTactatattttatttcaccATTCCAAATTTTATTCATCTTGTTCATCCTTGCCACTCTTCTTCTCATAATAttcctcttctttgtcAACGACAGACTTCTCCGAATGATTAGCTTCAACCCAAACATCTCCCCTTTTATCTACAATTTTTGCTGTTTCACCTTCTTGGATTTGTCCACTAATCAACATTCTGGCCAATGGGTTCAACACCTCCTTGGCCAATACACGATTCAATGGTCTTGCACCATACGCTGGATCATAACCCTTTTGAGTAAGAatcttctttgctttttcggAAACATCGAGTACAATACGTTTCAGTGATAATCTATCGTCAATCTCTCTTAACTTGATGGCAAGAATCTCACGAAGTGAATGCTTAGATAACCTGTTAAAGACAAGGCATTCGTCTAAACGATTGAGGAATTCGGGTGGGTAATGGTTTTTGAGATTTTCCAATACCGCGTCTTTAACCTCTTTATTAATTTTGCCGTCTTCTCTAGCATTTGGATCATCAAACAATATTTGTTGTCCCAAGTTCGATGTAAGAACTATAATTGtgtttttgaaatcaatCTTGTGTCCCTGAGAATCGGTAAGTGACCCTTCGTCAAGCACTTGGAGGAGCAATTTACAGAAATCTGGATGTGccttttcaaattcatcaaACAACACCACAGAATATGGCTTTCTCCTAACAGCCTCTGTAAGTTCACCTCCTTCTTCGTATCCAACATAAGAGGGTGGTGCACCCAACAATCTGGTGACAGCATGTTTTTCTTGGAATTCAGACATGTCAAACCTGATAATAGCGTTGGGGtcattaaacaaaaactgAGCCAA includes these proteins:
- the MRPL35 gene encoding mitochondrial 54S ribosomal protein YmL35 (BUSCO:EOG09262U7S) — encoded protein: MRRRALAATSKISSLAQAPSVSRVWSNFESRSPSLSINNEQVKKGLLNKLDPKQGPASYPTYEERLQYHSPLEIDETFAVSYKILEEEASRSFASAQRLQEIKNNLVKEGKDLGHLQTRIDEKLIQAEIKNPEVLYNVEFSDPDSIDMSQPVYRHLMKQKWEDHDLMLLMQRLEQLHVIPDTMPTLDPKAEVKIKFTHNTDPLFKGWVVPGSMVPAHSVSKPPTIKVQEFDRIEGDNNLYTVLIVNPDTPNLETNSFTTKLHYGLKNVPLNNVDNLIDVPKLMKMGPKVTFQEYTPLTPEKNTSYQRACLWVFRQPQKIADDAEALQLGQEHFDIRKFAQDHGLTAVGATVWRQKFDRSVPKVREEYGLGPGRVYYKTRSDEMVNF
- the MGR1 gene encoding mitochondrial inner membrane i-AAA protease complex subunit, with the protein product MGYIPPPGDNDDNGKKSNKKTQNTSKPISSDSTPDGTTITIINPMSLIPRNPSFGLIWGPLTPASDNRPAMYTMVALQIAIGVRFFRYARTHLRRHPVPQAQFHAPPGLGVNSMISTTANQTYSAPPQQFLRRSKGDVFKSILAITTGSLLIFGSGLEIARMMLPYDPWYDEAQFYRKQAVRNGDKPNFWFGAYQYYQPMTYKEWHSKVSKWIDSVEKEIKVDETTFVIDKDGKARGGIGPAGVGYVNGAGQQSGAASAAAAVAKPLFQIRNRAKYQQIHAKLYNANETRMRELLANELNDTNVNELNKAERLDKILEGKSDLVNPNFNKPSISLGNHPMESDDEFEMVWLNFEPWDELKMETDYDIRLIPRYASVEESEQVDEGELFVVKKEELGETDNVVNESS
- the COX6 gene encoding Cytochrome c oxidase subunit 6 (BUSCO:EOG0926522L) yields the protein MLSSIIKRNINTCLRTQALTSASLKPLAPKLTTLSIASIRNYSAGHHEETFEEFTARYESEFENAYDLFEVQRVLNNVFSYDLVPAPVVIEKALQACRRVNDYPTAVRTFEALKYKVETPEQYAAYLEELKDIRKELGIDLKEDLYGNEA